A DNA window from Hevea brasiliensis isolate MT/VB/25A 57/8 chromosome 2, ASM3005281v1, whole genome shotgun sequence contains the following coding sequences:
- the LOC110671105 gene encoding polygalacturonase, with product MAHTLSFLAFTLAFILFASSTPAIIAEPAQYSVQSYGAKPDGTTDSTKAFLAAWDQVCRSTAPASLYVPSGKFSLGKVTFQGPCKNSAIVVTIDGTLVAPSDYSSIGDEKNWLMFEHVDGVTVSGGILDGQGTGLWSCKASDKSCPEGATSIEFSNSNNVEINGLASQDSQKFHIVINGCQNVKVQNVRVSAPGDSPNTDGIHVESSTGVTILNSKIGTGDDCVSIGPGTTNLWAENVACGPGHGISIGSLGKKLEEDGVQNVTVKTTTFTGTENGVRIKTWGRPSNGFARNILFQHAVMTNVQNPILIDQNYCPGDKNCPNQESGVKISDVTYQDIHGSSATEVAVKLDCSTKYPCTGIDLEDVKLTYNNRPAEASCTNAAGRVSGFAEASSCL from the exons ATGGCACACACACTGAGCTTTCTTGCTTTTACACTTGCTTTCATTTTATTTGCTTCATCAACTCCTGCTATTATTGCAGAGCCTGCACAATATAGTGTGCAGAGTTATGGTGCCAAGCCCGATGGAACAACTGACTCAACCAAGGCCTTTCTTGCTGCATGGGACCAGGTCTGTCGGTCTACGGCACCTGCCTCTCTATACGTGCCTTCAGGGAAGTTTTCTCTAGGCAAAGTGACCTTTCAGGGCCCCTGCAAGAACAGTGCCATTGTAGTTACTATCGATGGTACCCTTGTGGCTCCGTCGGATTATTCGTCTATTGGTGATGAAAAAAACTGGCTAATGTTTGAGCATGTTGATGGGGTTACCGTTTCCGGTGGTATACTGGACGGTCAAGGCACTGGCTTGTGGTCATGCAAAGCCTCCGACAAGAGTTGCCCCGAAGGAGCAACG TCAATAGAATTTTCCAATTCCAATAATGTTGAAATCAATGGATTAGCATCACAAGATAGCCAGAAGTTTCACATTGTCATCAACGGCTGCCAGAATGTGAAAGTACAAAATGTGAGAGTCTCTGCCCCTGGCGATAGCCCGAACACTGATGGTATTCATGTTGAATCATCAACTGGTGTCACAATCTTGAATTCCAAGATTGGTACAGGTGATGATTGTGTATCAATTGGCCCTGGCACCACTAATTTATGGGCTGAAAATGTTGCTTGCGGACCTGGCCATGGAATCAG TATTGGAAGTTTAGGCAAGAAACTTGAAGAAGATGGAGTGCAAAATGTAACTGTTAAGACTACTACTTTTACCGGCACTGaaaatggtgtgaggattaaaacTTGGGGCAGACCCAGCAATGGTTTTGCTAGGAACATTCTTTTCCAACATGCTGTTATGACCAATGTTCAAAACCCAATTTTGATTGATCAAAATTATTGTCCTGGCGACAAAAATTGTCCTAACCAG GAATCGGGAGTTAAAATTAGCGACGTGACATACCAAGACATCCATGGATCATCAGCAACGGAAGTGGCAGTGAAATTGGATTGTAGCACCAAGTATCCATGCACTGGAATTGACTTGGAGGATGTGAAACTGACTTACAATAATCGGCCAGCTGAAGCTTCCTGTACCAATGCCGCTGGGAGAGTTTCTGGTTTTGCTGAGGCCTCGAGCTGTCTGTAG